In Asterias rubens chromosome 15, eAstRub1.3, whole genome shotgun sequence, a genomic segment contains:
- the LOC117300236 gene encoding uncharacterized protein LOC117300236, translating into MPLTVRRRHSPPNLRSPCVLRRSWTQLTSGGNISRSPSSVSVQGSSLSKGKRPGTSKKTKNPATRAVTKKNKAGKGNPVPGSSTPAAMPPTGLLRKEGVPPPRVSVRHSPSSPTESPSVAMVGDGVEFADRNPAAHAIGLGALAVGRQIAHAEPANWGSPGILRSVGPSSSSGFTRCSGIAMTQPVSEGTSEVTPALSSRRGKKAKKGNRSRRSSSSSDSSRESRRGKRHRGDSLSRADFMEAFQALTATLAGREECLRNSTSPNHLIVHPRGASALFFRKNNNHGDVGRSVE; encoded by the exons ATGCCGTTGACGGTCCGTCGTCGGCACAGTCCTCCCAACCTTCGCAGCCCCTGCGTGCTGCGTCGGTCGTGGACCCAGTTGACTTCGGGGGGGAACATTTCCCGTTCCCCCTCGTCGGTCAGCGTACAAGGGTCCAGCCTGTCTAAGGGTAAACGCCCGGGTACAAGCAAGAAAACTAAAAATCCTGCTACCCGGGCCGTTACCAAGAAGAATAAGGCAGGCAAAGGAAACCCCGTTCCGGGGTCTTCCACGCCTGCCGCTATGCCACCCACTGGCCTACTGCGGAAGGAGGGGGTCCCCCCTCCACGTGTCTCAGTGCGCCATTCCCCATCCAGCCCCACCGAATCTCCCTCGGTGGCCATGGTGGGGGACGGGGTTGAGTTTGCCGACCGTAACCCGGCCGCTCATGCCATTGGGCTGGGCGCGCTGGCGGTCGGTCGGCAGATTGCTCATGCCGAGCCGGCGAACTGGGGTTCCCCTGGTATCCTGCGCTCGGTGGGTCCATCCTCATCCTCGGGTTTTACCCGTTGTTCTGGGATCGCCATGACGCAACCCGTGTCCGAAGGGACATCGGAGGTTACCCCAGCCCTCTCTTCCCGTCGAGGAAAAAAGGCCAAAAAGGGGAATAGATCACGGCGCTCTTCGAGCTCCAGTGATTCCTCCCGGGAATCCCGCAGGGGCAAACGTCACCGCGGTGACTCGCTTTCACGGGCCGACTTCATGGAGGCTTTTCAAGCGTTGACCGCCACCCTGGCGGGCAG AGAAGAATGTTTGAGGAACAGTACCTCCCCTAATCATCTTATAGTTCATCCCAGGGGAGCGTCCGCTTTGTTCTTCCGCAAGAACAATAATCACGGGGACGTTGGGCGGTCCGTAGAGTGA